The stretch of DNA TCCGACCGGCACACCTGGGTCGTGAGCGTGCTCGCCGTCGTGCGACTGGGCGCCGAGCCCTCGAGCGACGCCTCGTTCGCGATCGAGGGCGATCCGGCCACGATCCACGACGGCGAGGAGGAGTACGAGCTGGACCTCGTCCTGCGCGCCGGCCGCGTCGACCCGGCCCCGGCCGCCGTGCACGACGAGGGCGACTACGGCGAGCGGATGGAGCGCGCGTACGGCGACGTGCTGGCCACCCTCCTGCACGGTGGCACGCTGACCTGACCGGTTCGCGGGGGACGGCCCCGCGTTCGGCCGCCGGTGCCACAATGGAGCCCATGAGTTCGCGGGTGGTCGTCCTGGGCTCCACCGGGTCGATCGGCACGCAGGCGCTCGACGTGGTGCGAGCCAATCCGGACCGGTTCGACGTGGTGGCGCTGGCCGCCGGAGGCGCCGATCCGGCGACCCTGGCGTCCCAAGCGCTGGAGTTCGGCGTCGAGGTGGTCGCGGTCGCCAACGCCACCTCCGCGCAGGACGTGCAGCTCGCCCTCTACGCCGAGGCGCAGCGGCGCGGCTGGTCGGCGGGGGAGTACCGCCTGCCCCGGCTCGTCACCGGCCCCGAGGCGGCCGTCCAGGCCGCGCGCGTGCCCGCCGACACGGTCCTCAACGGCATGACCGGAGCGGTCGGCCTGATGCCCACGCTGGCCGCGCTCGAGACCGGCGCCACGCTCGCGCTGGCCAACAAGGAGTCGCTCATCATCGGCGGCGACCTGGTGCTCGACGCCGCGAAGCCGGGCCAGCTGGTGCCGGTGGACTCCGAGCACTCCGCGCTCGCCCAGGCCCTGCGGGGCGAGGAGCCCGAGGACGTGCGGCGTCTCGTACTGACCGCCAGCGGCGGTCCGTTCCGCGGCCGCACCCGTGAGGAGCTGCGCGACGTCACGCCCGAGCAGGCGGCGGCGCACCCCACGTGGGACATGGGCCCGGTCATCACGATCAACTCGGCCACGCTCGTCAACAAGGGCCTCGAGGTCATCGAGGCGCACCTGCTCTTCGGGATCGGCTACGACCGGATCGAGGTCGTCGTGCACCCCACGTCGGTGGTCCACTCGATGGTGGAGTTCGTCGACGGCTCCACGATGGCGCAGGCGTCCCCGCCCGACATGCGCCTGCCGATCGCGCTCGGCCTGGCGTGGCCGCGCCGGGTTCCCGGTGCCGTTCCGCCCTGCGACTGGAGCGCGCCCACCGCGTGGGAGTTCTTCCCGCTCGACGACACGGCGTTCCCCGCCATCCGCGTCGCCCGGCGCGCCGGTGAGTTCGGTCGCACCGCCCCCGCCGTGTTCAACGCCGCCAACGAGGTCTGCGTCGACGCCTTCGTGGCCGGCGACCTCGACTTCCTCGGCATCGTCGACACCGTCGCCGAGATCGTCGACGACCACCTCGCCGACCCTGACGCCGCCACCGGCGACCTGTCGGTCGAGCGGGTCCTCGAGGCCGACGCCCGCGCCCGCGCTCGCGCTCGCGAGGTCGTCGCCGCACGGGCCGAGGTGACCAGCCGATGATGTACGCCCTGGGAGTCGTCCTCTTCCTCATCGGCGTGGCCGCCTCGATCGCGCTGCACGAGGTCGGGCACATGTGGCCCGCCAAGAAGTTCGGCATCAAGGTCACGCAGTACTTCGTCGGCTTCGGCCGCACCCTGTGGTCGGTCAAGCGCGGCGAGACCGAGTACGGCCTCAAGGCCATCCCGCTCGGCGGCTTCGTGAAGCTCGTCGGCATGCTCCCGCCCGAGCGCGAGGAGCGCGACCGCG from Aeromicrobium phoceense encodes:
- a CDS encoding AMP-binding protein, which codes for MARPQSIAFRALDSHVVAGRADELALVTATGSLSYAQLLHESASLAGGLRDLGLRAGAPVRLSVSDRHTWVVSVLAVVRLGAEPSSDASFAIEGDPATIHDGEEEYELDLVLRAGRVDPAPAAVHDEGDYGERMERAYGDVLATLLHGGTLT
- the dxr gene encoding 1-deoxy-D-xylulose-5-phosphate reductoisomerase, with amino-acid sequence MSSRVVVLGSTGSIGTQALDVVRANPDRFDVVALAAGGADPATLASQALEFGVEVVAVANATSAQDVQLALYAEAQRRGWSAGEYRLPRLVTGPEAAVQAARVPADTVLNGMTGAVGLMPTLAALETGATLALANKESLIIGGDLVLDAAKPGQLVPVDSEHSALAQALRGEEPEDVRRLVLTASGGPFRGRTREELRDVTPEQAAAHPTWDMGPVITINSATLVNKGLEVIEAHLLFGIGYDRIEVVVHPTSVVHSMVEFVDGSTMAQASPPDMRLPIALGLAWPRRVPGAVPPCDWSAPTAWEFFPLDDTAFPAIRVARRAGEFGRTAPAVFNAANEVCVDAFVAGDLDFLGIVDTVAEIVDDHLADPDAATGDLSVERVLEADARARARAREVVAARAEVTSR